The Lineus longissimus chromosome 2, tnLinLong1.2, whole genome shotgun sequence genome window below encodes:
- the LOC135503617 gene encoding peptidyl-prolyl cis-trans isomerase B-like — MQTTTIVTILLGVFAAAYAEQGNYTVTDEAWFDVEIKDLDGKGEDYRGRFVIAVFGETCPVTRLNFVSLVKGHTPVHPPKRKLSYKNTPIHRIVADFVIQMGDITIGDGTGGTSIYGDRFNDEKFTLSHRSPGWVAMANHGKNTNGSQFFILLSRARWLDNKHIVFGKVIRGMKTVETVGNVKANPDTAVPETKVTIVDCGLNKLEKPYDLSGDDLDSTEDL, encoded by the exons ATGCAGACGACAACTATAGTCACCATTTTGTTGGGGGTCTTTGCGGCCGCTTATGCTGAGCAAGGCAACTACACGGTCACAGACGAGGCTTGGTTTGATGTAGAAATCAAAGATTTGGACGGAAAGGGCGAAGATTACAGAGGTAGATTTGTGATTGCCGTATTCGGAGAGACATGCCCTGTCACTCGCCTCAATTTCGTCAGCCTCGTCAAGGGACACACACCAGTCCACCCACCCAAA CGAAAACTCAGCTACAAGAACACCCCAATCCACAGAATTGTCGCTGATTTCGTCATTCAAATGGGTGACATCACAATCGGAGACGGAACCGGCG GTACCAGCATCTACGGAGACCGATTCAATGATGAGAAATTCACCCTGAGCCACAGGAGCCCCGGATGGGTCGCCATGGCCAACCACGGCAAGAACACCAACGGATCTCAGTTCTTCATCCTCCTCTCCAGGGCTAGGTGGCTCGATAACAAGCACATTGTCTTCGGAAAGGTCATCCGTGGAATG AAAACTGTGGAAACCGTCGGCAATGTGAAGGCAAACCCAGACACCGCCGTCCCAGAAACCAAGGTCACCATTGTCGACTGTGGGCTCAACAAGCTGGAGAAACCATACGATCTCAGCGGTGATGACCTTGACAGCACAGAAGACTTATAA
- the LOC135503591 gene encoding uncharacterized protein LOC135503591 yields the protein METTPLGNSALALARCRVLYIGTALPTETSEGSEAVQKPLRERYNKDGKLEGIDSRLIVYTDGIQLQFIEDAKTVIWFPILSLHVCAAVKCVKIINAATGGQGHNFVPLDTISPELKDVSPPIFSMITRRVRGIKILECHSFICKSDAAAMALVQCCTHAYETKDIDGKPLDEDGLNTTSMTEQGEHGYKSWVNASQYKEVPTVPGGYYVGDGEILVKNYGIWTNSTKIASMKRAQTLGPSHMARGAPMGALRSPVPQLDEKLARGNARIAYVPASMIRNVNRQTGAGTIDASTLNKYLRRQSPVRAPEDDTKSFYMYPQDKPRISYWQSSMPMTRFPKSPVPSPDYDHPNNQFTYPPQRLPSTPEYYTTSPDPSYPPNRRDKSPPQRLQENGVRPQSGLGVPTGQREGPRHSDGRPLTPPPARVQREGPRHSDGRPLTPPPRPTQPRHSDGRPHTPPPDYDIEEHFEGYWHGYSERFQKSNLNDLMKKRASQALDERVHEEFVLKNGAPKEPDFKPRGTKSASKIFSNERAFSRSIQMEMDARPGANKMSAYDLLGNDKDGKPYEDLDSTLGYLP from the coding sequence ATGGAAACCACCCCTCTTGGAAATAGTGCCCTTGCTTTGGCGCGGTGTCGTGTTCTGTACATTGGGACTGCCTTACCCACAGAGACTTCTGAAGGGAGCGAAGCAGTGCAGAAACCTCTGCGTGAACGGTATAATAAGGATGGTAAGCTAGAAGGAATAGATTCCCGTCTCATCGTCTACACAGATGGAATCCAGCTTCAGTTTATTGAGGATGCGAAAACTGTCATATGGTTCCCTATCCTGtctttacatgtatgtgctgCTGTAAAATGCGTCAAGATCATAAACGCCGCAACTGGCGGCCAAGGACACAATTTCGTCCCCCTTGACACTATCTCGCCTGAACTGAAGGATGTAAGTCCACCCATATTTTCGATGATAACCCGTAGGGTGCGAGGGATCAAAATCCTTGAATGTCATAGTTTTATTTGCAAGTCCGATGCAGCAGCAATGGCCCTTGTTCAGTGCTGCACGCACGCGTATGAGACCAAAGATATTGACGGGAAGCCGTTAGATGAGGATGGCCTGAACACCACGTCCATGACGGAGCAAGGGGAGCATGGGTACAAATCATGGGTCAACGCATCGCAGTATAAGGAAGTACCCACAGTGCCTGGAGGTTACTATGTCGGTGATGGAGAAATTCTTGTAAAGAACTATGGTATCTGGACTAACTCTACGAAGATTGCTTCAATGAAAAGGGCTCAGACGTTAGGTCCGAGTCACATGGCTCGCGGGGCCCCGATGGGTGCTTTGAGGTCCCCAGTTCCTCAACTTGATGAAAAATTGGCGAGAGGAAATGCGAGGATTGCGTACGTTCCTGCCTCCATGATACGAAACGTCAACAGGCAAACTGGTGCAGGGACTATCGACGCCAGTACTCTAAACAAGTACCTTCGGAGGCAGAGTCCAGTGAGAGCACCAGAAGATGACACCAAATCGTTCTACATGTATCCTCAGGATAAGCCACGAATATCCTACTGGCAATCATCTATGCCGATGACAAGATTCCCGAAGTCACCCGTACCTTCGCCGGATTACGACCATCCAAATAACCAGTTCACTTACCCGCCCCAGAGATTACCAAGTACGCCAGAGTATTATACGACAAGTCCAGACCCGAGCTACCCCCCTAATCGCCGAGATAAGTCACCTCCACAGCGATTACAAGAGAACGGAGTGCGGCCACAAAGCGGCCTTGGAGTGCCGACAGGACAGCGCGAGGGACCACGACACTCTGATGGCCGTCCTCTCACCCCACCACCAGCACGTGTACAACGCGAGGGGCCTCGGCACTCCGACGGCCGCCCTCTCACCCCGCCACCGAGACCTACACAACCAAGGCATTCTGATGGTCGCCCTCACACCCCACCTCCGGATTACGACATCGAGGAGCACTTTGAAGGATACTGGCACGGCTACAGTGAACGATTTCAGAAATCGAACCTCAACGACCTGATGAAAAAACGCGCCAGTCAGGCACTGGACGAACGGGTCCATGAAGAGTTCGTTTTGAAAAATGGCGCCCCGAAAGAACCGGATTTTAAACCAAGAGGGACAAAATCTGCGAGTAAAATCTTTTCAAATGAGAGGGCTTTTTCAAGATCAATTCAAATGGAAATGGACGCGAGACCCGGGGCTAATAAGATGTCTGCATATGACCTCTTGGGTAATGACAAAGACGGGAAACCTTACGAAGACTTAGATTCAACTCTTGGATATCTCCCATAG
- the LOC135503592 gene encoding uncharacterized protein LOC135503592, with the protein MSERSLTNSRGSGQSLGSGGVSPRRSPIPSRVLSEKFGVHYVGSAPLGPFDTRLLNMSGLQKPLYNIYLEYLKTGGGNQKRQREVLFTELGVKVLREEAGATKEVFLDYGTLLYWDSVMLRSFKSAGKKMYGMFESLRSDYRSMVNKPDTLFPMDKKCVAQTMPAAPLVTFVNRPNPNQRELDCHALAFISAEQAVDFVTTLASRTKSYYEDYGTLAVDDVLFTPNDKVKTDFNKWKLTEEGWRLTSEPQSNDKNQITKSRSEFIFENFPPTASSSGASSENSPERKQQQAMPPLNYNANWRKPIRGRTASENSGKSKSFSESKMRSASESQSRYVSDPDEMYEYEHSPEASSPHGSQSGARSSRIREASPPIDYNDNDCGASQESAINPAPKKIPFHQKNGIKVLPTIEPLKNTSGDAKPSLNRSQSDIGYVSMRTLPDEQPGSSGCSRYPIREHDDVFESTNNHHHGKVKDKEIDSDLRNTVYLEGLDDDERSVSRTDFEQCLGYLP; encoded by the coding sequence ATGTCTGAGAGGTCACTGACCAACAGCCGAGGCAGTGGCCAAAGTCTTGGCTCGGGCGGAGTCAGTCCCAGGCGGTCTCCGATACCGTCTCGGGTTCTCTCGGAAAAGTTCGGCGTGCATTATGTTGGTTCGGCACCTTTGGGTCCCTTTGATACCCGTTTGCTTAACATGTCCGGACTTCAAAAACCTTTGTATAATATTTATCTGGAGTATCTGAAGACGGGAGGAGGAAACCAGAAGAGACAGCGTGAGGTTCTGTTCACCGAATTGGGAGTAAAGGTGCTACGAGAAGAGGCGGGAGCTACGAAGGAGGTCTTCCTGGACTACGGTACTTTGCTCTACTGGGATTCCGTAATGCTTCGCTCATTCAAAAGTGCTGGTAAAAAAATGTACGGGATGTTTGAATCACTCCGAAGTGACTATAGATCGATGGTTAATAAACCTGATACTTTATTTCCAATGGATAAAAAGTGTGTCGCGCAAACAATGCCTGCTGCTCCCCTGGTTACATTTGTGAACCGTCCAAATCCGAACCAGCGGGAGCTAGACTGCCATGCGTTAGCTTTTATTAGCGCAGAGCAGGCCGTCGACTTCGTCACAACCTTGGCCAGCAGGACGAAATCGTATTATGAAGACTACGGGACACTCGCAGTAGACGATGTCCTCTTTACGCCAAATGATAAAGTTAAAACTGATTTCAACAAGTGGAAGTTAACAGAGGAGGGTTGGAGACTTACCAGTGAACCCCAAAGCAATGATAAGAATCAGATAACGAAATCGAGATCCGAGTTTATTTTCGAAAACTTCCCACCCACCGCCTCGTCATCTGGCGCCAGTTCGGAAAACTCGCCCGAGCGAAAACAGCAGCAAGCCATGCCCCCGTTGAACTATAACGCAAACTGGCGCAAACCAATCCGCGGGCGAACTGCTAGTGAAAATAGCGGCAAATCAAAGAGTTTCAGTGAAAGTAAAATGAGATCGGCAAGCGAATCTCAATCACGTTATGTCAGTGATCCCGATGAAATGTACGAGTATGAACATTCTCCCGAGGCGTCCAGTCCTCACGGGAGTCAATCGGGGGCGCGGTCTTCTCGAATACGAGAGGCGTCTCCTCCAATTGACTATAACGACAATGACTGCGGAGCATCGCAGGAGTCCGCTATAAACCCTGCGCCAAAAAAGATTCCTTTCCATCAAAAAAACGGGATAAAAGTTTTACCCACAATTGAACCATTAAAGAACACTTCCGGTGATGCGAAGCCGTCGTTGAACAGGTCACAATCTGATATTGGTTACGTCTCCATGCGGACTTTACCGGACGAGCAGCCCGGCAGTAGCGGCTGCTCCCGGTATCCTATCCGAGAACACGACGATGTCTTCGAGTCAACAAACAACCACCATCATGGTAAAGTGAAGGATAAGGAGATAGATTCCGACCTTCGGAATACTGTGTATCTGGAAGGGTTGGACGATGATGAGCGGTCGGTCAGCAGGACTGATTTTGAACAATGCTTGGGTTATCTTCCATGA